The following are encoded together in the Zingiber officinale cultivar Zhangliang chromosome 8A, Zo_v1.1, whole genome shotgun sequence genome:
- the LOC122011861 gene encoding 50S ribosomal protein L13, chloroplastic-like codes for MATAVLCYSSPAAVTSAVPGTTSLGFSRFAGVAATKPSLGGVPIASKRLLRIHCQQQERQQQNTVVIPREQRWMFEESEINGPDIWNKTWYPKAADHINSEKTWYIVDAADKILGRLASTIAIHIRGKNLVTYTPSVDMGAYVIVVNAEKVAVSGKKRSQKLYRRHSGRPGGMKVETFAQLQERIPERIIEHAVRGMLPKGRLGRRLFTHLKVYKGPDHPHEAQLPIPLPIRDKRIQIDK; via the exons ATGGCGACGGCGGTCCTCTGCTACTCGTCACCCGCCGCCGTTACGTCTGCCGTTCCCGGAACAACCTCCCTCGGTTTCTCTAGATTCGCGGGCGTCGCAGCCACCAAGCCGTCTCTCGGCGGCGTCCCCATCGCTTCGAAGCGCCTCCTCCGCATACATTGCCAGCAGCAGGAGCGGCAGCAGCAGAATACGGTGGTCATCCCGAGAGAGCAGCGGTGGATGTTCGAGGAGTCCGAGATTAACGGGCCT GATATTTGGAACAAAACTTGGTATCCCAAGGCTGCAGATCATATTAATTCAGAAAAAACATGGTATATAGTTGATGCAGCTGATAAAATCTTAGGCAGACTAGCATCAACCATTGCAATACATATCAGAGGAAAGAACCTTGTAACTTATACTCCTAGTGTTGACATGGGGGCTTATGTTATTGTG GTGAATGCTGAAAAGGTTGCAGTTTCTGGTAAAAAGAGAAGCCAAAAGCTCTACAGGAGACATTCAGGGAGGCCAGGTGGTATGAAGGTGGAAACTTTTGCACAGCTTCAGGAGAGAATTCCAGAAAGAATTATCGAGCATGCTGTTCGTGGCATGCTTCCTAAAGGAAGG CTTGGAAGAAGGCTTTTTACTCACCTGAAAGTGTACAAAGGGCCAGATCATCCACATGAAGCTCAGCTGCCTATTCCTCTTCCTATAAGGGACAAGAGAATACAAATAGACAAGTAG
- the LOC122008038 gene encoding probable NADH kinase, with product MARRRVLLLLKPLDVYPPRPNILPSSSSSSSFPSSLNPKIISYLNSRYKVHQDTIRFCQDVLQSKYIEWEPVTRDNLCRPIRHVDLVITIGGDGTLLRASHFLDDSIPVLGVNSDPTQVEEVNELSDSFDATRSTGYLCAATAKNFEQVLDDVLEGRKQPSELSRISIHVNGNLFPTYALNDILVAHPCPATVSRFSFRIKDDRTSSSLVSSRSSGLRISTAAGSTAAILSAGGIPMAISSQDLQYMAREPISPRVAEVPLLRGFVKPEQLMLIDWYTQEGVIYVDGCHVTCPLRYGNRVEVSAKAPILKVYLPREFLRDCSVTYHQPQSEL from the exons ATGGCGAGGCGCCGTGTACTTCTCCTGCTGAAGCCTCTCGACGTCTATCCGCCAAGGCCCAACATActtccctcctcttcctcctcatcctCGTTTCCTTCTTCCCTCAACCCTAAG ATTATAAGTTATTTAAATAGCAGATATAAGGTACATCAGGATACAATCAGATTCTGTCAGGATGTACTACAAAGCAAATACATTGAGTGGGAACCAGTCACACGAGATAATTTGTGTCGTCCAATTCGTCATGTAGATCTTGTGATCACAATCGGTGGAGATGGCACTCTTTTACGAGCTAGTCACTTTTTGGATGACTCCATTCCAGTACTGGGCGTCAATTCAGATCCCACTCAAGTCGAAGAG GTTAATGAGTTAAGCGATTCATTTGACGCGACAAGAAGTACAGGCTATCTTTGTGCTGCAACTGCAAAAAACTTTGAGCAG GTATTAGATGATGTACTCGAGGGTCGCAAACAGCCTTCAGAGCTCTCGAGGATATCCATTCATGTAAATGGAAATCTGTTTCCAACTTATGCTCTAAATGACATTCTTGTTGCGCACCCTTGCCCAGCAACCGTTTCTCGGTTCTCGTTCAG AATTAAAGACGACAGGACAAGCTCAAGCTTAGTCAGTTCCCGATCAAGTGGCCTCAGGATCTCAACCGCCGCAGGATCAACAGCTGCCATCCTTTCTGCTGGAGGTATCCCCATGGCGATTTCGAGCCAAGATCTTCAATACATGGCGAGAGAGCCCATCTCACCCAGAGTTGCGGAAGTTCCTCTGTTGCGGGGATTTGTGAAACCTGAACAACTAATGCTTATCGATTGGTATACTCAAGAAGGTGTCATATATGTTGATGGTTGTCATGTAACTTGTCCTCTTCGATACGGGAACAGAGTTGAGGTATCAGCAAAAGCTCCAATTTTGAAAGTTTATTTGCCCCGTGAATTTTTGAGGGATTGTTCTGTGACATATCATCAACCACAGAGTGAACTATAA